The genome window AAAGAACAGCACGGTGCGCCACTCGGGTTCGCCGATGCGGCCCAGTTCGCGGATCTGCATCATGGCAATGGCCGACATGGCGCCAGCGCCCATGCCCATCACCGCGGCCAGCCATTGGTCTTCATTGATACTGGGCCGCAACACGGCGATCACGCCCAGGAAACCCAGCGCCACCGCCGCAATACGTACCGGATCGCGCTGCGCGCCGCCCCAGCCCAGCATCCAACAGGCAATGAACAGCGGTGCGGTGTAGTTCAAGCTGGTCGCAGTAGCCAGCGGCAGATGCGAGATGGCGAAAAACCCCAGCCACATCGACGTCACACCCGACACGTTGCGCCAGATATGGAGCTTCCAGCTGGTCGGAATGATGGATTGGCGGCCGGCGCGGGCCCACATCAGCAGCAGGATGACGGAAGGGAGGCCGCGGAAGAGCACGATCTGCGGCAGCGACGCGCCGTGCTCGGTGCCGAGCTTCACGAACGACCCCATGATGGCGAACATGGCGGACGCCAGCAACATCCAAAGTGCCTGCATTTGGGGGTCTACGCTAAGGGAAAAGTGGGGTGGAATAAGGGAAAGCGATACTATACTCTCCGTCACCGGGAGCGGTGCCGGCGAGTCGGGGAACTGGCGGGCCGCCGCCTAGTCCAACCGGGGTATTTTCCGCTCGCAGAGGAACATAAAAAACATGAAACGCATTGTCCTGTTCGTCATCACCAACCTGGCCGTCATGCTCGTGCTGTCGGCCACGCTGCGCATTCTGGGCGTAGACCGCTACATCACGGCCAATGGCCTGAACTTGAATGCCCTGCTGATTTTCTCGGTTGTCGTGGGTTTCACGGGCGCGATCATCTCGCTCCTGATCAGCAAGCCCATGGCCAAATGGAGCACCGGCGCGCAAGTGCTGGACCCGAACGCCCCCCGCAGCCAGCGGGAAGCCTGGCTGGTTGAAACCGTGCACCAGTTGGCCGACCGCGCCGGCATCGGCCGCCCGGAAGTCGCCATCTATGAAGGCGCGCCCAACGCATTTGCCACCGGCGCATTCAAGAACGACTCGCTGGTTGCGGTGTCGACGGGACTGCTGGAAAGCATGACCGAAGAAGAAGTCGCTGCGGTGCTGGCGCATGAAGTTGCCCACATCGCCAACGGCGACATGATCACCCTGACCCTGATCCAGGGCGTCGTGAACACCTTTGTCGTGTTCCTGGCTCGCGTCGTCGGCTACTTCATCGACCGCGTCGTGTTCAAGAATGAACGCGGCATCGGCCCGGGTTACTACGTCACCGTGCTGGTCTGTGAGATCATTTTCGGCATCCTGGCCTCGATCATCGTGGCCTGGTTCTCGCGCCAGCGCGAATACCGTGCCGACGCCGGTTCCGCCCACCTGATGGGCGCCCGCGAACCGATGATGCGTGCCCTGGCCCGCCTGGGCGGTCTGGAACCGGGCGACCTGCCCAAGTCCTTTGAAGCCTCGGGCATCACTGGCAAGGGTGGCCTGTCCGCCATGTTTGCCTCGCACCCGCCAATTCCGGCCCGCATCGCCGCGCTGCAAAATGCCCGCGTGATCTAAACACCGCTTCCGCAGCAAAAAGCCCTTCGAAATTATTCGAAGGGCTTTTTTTTGCCGCTAAGTACGGTCCCGGACGATCAGCACTCGACGATGTTCACCGCCAGGCCGCCACGGGCGGTTTCCTTGTACTTGGTCTTCATGTCAGCGCCCGTTTCGCGCATGGTCTTAATGACGGAATCCAGCGACACATAGTGCTGGCCATCGCCCCGCAGCGCCATCCGGGCCGCATTCACGGCCTTGATAGAGGCCATGGCATTGCGCTCGATACAGGGGATCTGCACCAAGCCGCCCACCGGGTCGCAGGTCAGGCCCAGATTATGCTCCATGCCGATTTCGGCCGCGTTCTCAACCTGCTCGACCGTGCCGCCCAGCGCCGCAGCCAAGCCGCCTGCCGCCATGGAACACGCCACGCCCACTTCGCCCTGACAGCCGACCTCGGCGCCGGAAAGCGACGCGTTGTACTTGTAGAGCAGCCCGATGGCGGCAGCCGTCAGCAAAAAGTCGCGCACGCCCTCGCGGTTGGACCCTGGAATGAAACGGTCGTAATAGTGCAGCACGGCTGGAATGATGCCCGCCGCGCCATTGGTCGGCGCGGTGACAACCCGGCCGCCAGCCGCGTTTTCTTCGTTGACCGCCATGGCATACAGGTTGACCCAGTCCATGACGGACAACGGGTCCGACAGCGTACGTTCGGCGCGCTGTGTCAGGTTGCGATATAGCTCTGGCGCACGGCGGCGCACCCGCAACGGGCCGGGCAACTCGCCATCCGCCTCGGGGTAGTTGATGCCGCAACCTCGGGCCACGCAGTCCTGCATCACTTGCCAGATGCGATCCAGGCCACCCGCCACTTCGGAGGCATCGCGCCAGGTCAACTCGTTTTGCATCATCAATTGCGCCACCGACAACCCGCTCTCGCGGCACATCGTCAGCAATTCGCGGCCCATGCGGAACGGATACGGCAGTTGATTATGGGCGGCGATGACCTGGCTATTGGACGCGCCGGCCGTCACCACGAAGCCGCCGCCCACGGACAGGTAGCGGGCTTCGCGCAGCGACTCGCCGTTGGCGTCATAGGCGTGAAACTTCATGCCGTTAGGGTGTTCAGCCATCGCCTCGCGGCGGTAGAACACCATGTGCTCTTTTTCCACGAAGGGAACGGAATACTTGCCCAGCAGCGGCAGCAGGCGGCTGGCACGCACTGACGCGACCATGCCGGCGATGGCGGCCGGGTCCACCGTGTCGGGGGCTTCACCCATCAAGCCCAGCAGCACGCCCTTGTCGGTGCCGTGCCCTTTGCCCGTGGCGCCCAACGAGCCATAAAGCTCGGCGCGGACGTGGGCAACGCTGGGGATCAGGCCATCACGCTCCAGGCCTTGCGCAAACAACAGAGCGGCCCGCATGGGCCCCACCGTATGGGAGCTCGACGGGCCTATGCCTACTTTAAACAGATCAAATACAGAAACGGCCACGCAAAACTCCAGAACATCAAAGAATAGTCAGGCAATGATACGCGCAGCCCAAGCCGCCCGCAGTAAAGACCCCCGGGGCGTATCCTGTATCGCGGCAACGGGTTTCACGCTCAGGTCAGGCATGCGATCATTACAGAATTATTTCTTGTCATAAAAAGAATGGAAACACCCTAGGATGTCCGGACTTATTACCCTGCTTGACTTCGCCGGCTACGTCGCGCTCCTGTTGTGGGGCGTGCATATGGTCCAAACCGGCGTCCAACGCGCATTTGGCGCGGCGCTCGGGGCGGCGCTGGGCAAAGCGCTGGGCACCCGCTTACGCGCCTTTGCCGCCGGCCTGGGCATCACCGCCGCACTGCAAAGCAGCACCGCCACGGGCCTGATGATCACCGGCTTCGCGGCTGGCGGCGTGGTTGCCCTGGTTCCAGCCCTGGCCGCGATGCTGGGCGCCAACGTCGGCACGACGCTGATCGTGCAATTGCTGTCGTTCGATCTGACCTCGCTCGCCCCCATTTTGATCCTGGCGGGCGTCTGGATGTTCCGCCGCTACCCGCCGGGCCGCACGCGCGACTTGGGCCGGGTGTTTATCGGCCTGGGGCTGCTGCTGCTGTCGCTCCACCAGTTGGTCGAGCTTTTCGAGCCATTCCAAACCGCGCCGATGCTGGGCATGATCCTGGACGCGCTGGCCACCCAGCCGGTGGCCGCCGTGCTGTTGTCAGCCGCCTTTACCTGGGCGGCGCACTCCAGCGTAGCAGTGGTCGTGCTGGTGATGTCCTTGGCCAGCCACCATATGGTGGCGCCGCACGTCGCCTTTGCGCTGGTGCTGGGCGCAAACCTGGGCACCGCCATCAACCCCATGATCGAAGGTGTAACCGGCGACGACCCGGCCGCCCGCAGGCTGCCCTTGGGCAATTTGCTGACCCGGGTGCTGGGTGTGCTGGCCGGCCTGGTGCTTTTGCCGGTGCTGCAACCCCTGATGAGCGACATGGCCAGCGACCCGGCGCGCGCCGTCGCTAACTTCCACACGCTGTTCAACGCGGTCATTGCCCTGGTCTTCCTGCCCATATTGACACCCTATGCGGCGTTGCTTACGCGCTGGCTGCCCAAACGCGCCGACCCGAACGATCCATCCCGCCCCCAATATCTGGACGAATGGGCGCACGATGTGCCGGCCGTCGCCCTGGGTAACGCCGCTCGCGAAGCCCTGCGCATGGCCGATATGGTGCAGACCCTGTTGCTGTACGCGCGGGCGGGTTTCAAGCGCGACAACCGCCATCGCATGGTGCAGGCGCGTCAGCTGGATGCGGCTCTGGACAAGCTGGAGAACGCGATCACGACCTACCTGGCCACGCTGGACCAGGAAAACATGACGCGCGACGATATCCAGCGGATGGACGACATTCTGGCTTTCACAAGCAATATCGGCCACGCGGGCGACATCGCCCATCACGGCTTGCTCAGCCATGTCGCCAAGCTGCGCAAGCAAGGCTGGACCTTTTCGCCCGAACAACGTTCCAGCCTGGACGACACCTTGGGCCAACTGATCTCCAACCAGCGTACTGCCGCCGCGCTCTTCGTGAATGACGACTTGCGTCAGGCTCGCGCGCTGGCAGGCGAAAAAGCGCGTTTCCGCACAATCGAGACCCAAGCTGCCGACACACACCTGCAAAAGATCAAGGCCGGCCAAGTCGACGCCGCCGAAGTGGGCGCGCTGTACTTGGACATCCTGCGCGACATGAAGGGCATCAACTCCCATCTCGTGGGTGCCGCCGCCTATCCGCTGCTAGCCCGCCACGGCGAACTCCTGCCCAGCCGCCTGCGCGAAGCCGGGAATTGAGCTGAAACGAAAAACTGGACCCAAGGGTCCAGTTTTTTTTCTAGTGCGCTCGTACGAAGAACGCTACGCCTTCCATCACAAATAGCGCTTGAACCACTCCAGCATCCGGCGCCAGCCATCCTGCGCCGCTTCGGGCTTGTAGCTGGCCCGGTAGTCCGCCATAAACGCATGGTCGGCCTCGGGATACACAACAAATTCCGATTGCTTGGCTGCGGCGTTGCCAGCGGCCAGCTTGGTCTTCATTATTTCAATGTCGGCCACAGGGATACTGCCATCCTTGGCGCCGTACAGGCCCAACACCGGCCCGTTCAACTCATTGACCACGTCATAAGCCACGCGCTTGATCAGCGGGCCATGACCCACGCTGAGCTTGCCGTACCACGCCACGGCAGCCCGCACATTCGGATTGTGCGCGGCATACATCCAGGTCAGGCGTCCGCCCCAGCAAAAGCCAGTTACCGCCACGCGCTTGGCGTCGCCGCCGTTCTGCGCAGCCCAAGCTACGCTGGCGTCCAGATCGGAAAAGACCTGTTCGTCCGGCACTTTGCTGACCAATTCAGAGATGAGTTTGGGAATATCGGTGTAGACCGAAGCGTCGCCCTGGCGTTCGTACAGATTGGCGGCAACGGCCAGATAGCCGGCTTTGGCAACCCGGCGGCAGATATCCTTGATGTGCTCATGGATGCCAAAGATTTCCTGCACCACCAGCACGATCGGCAAGTCGCGGCGGCCTTCTGGCGCGGCGAAATAGGCATCAATCGAGCCATCAGCCACGGGAAGCTTGAAATCCCCGTGGACGAGGCCTTGCGTATCGGTATGGATGACAGTGGGAGCGACGTTACCGGCGGCGGCGGAAAAACTCATGGAGAACTCCTGTGTGGGATCAACTACGGCCAGGTATCCCGCCAGCTCCCCCGCCCTAGTGCGAGTGGGAATGTTCCACATGGGCCGCGCCGTGGCCGGCTTCGGCCTCATGCTCATGCCCATGATGCATCAGCGTCGTCACGCTGTAGATCAGCGCGACGCCAACACCCACCAGCAGCAATTGGGGGACAGCATCGGAAAGAGATACCCGTTCATGCATCTGCGGCATCAGGTCGGCCACCGAAATGTAGAGGAAGCTGCTGGCAGCCACCACCAAGATATACGGCACCCAGTCCTGCGCCTGCTGGAGCACGAAGTACCCTATTATGCCGCCCACGGCTGAACACAAGCTGGTAAACAGGATCAGTGAAAAAGCGCGGCGGCGCGCCAGGCCTGCATTGAGCAGCACGACAAAATCGCTCAATTTGTGGGGCACTTCATGCACGATGATCGATGCCGCAGTCAGCACGCCCAATAACGGGTCCGTCAGGAAGGCGGCGGCCACCAGCACACCGTCGCAGAGGTTGTGCAGTGAACTGCCCACCAGAATCAGCATGCCGCCCCGGCCCGCCTCATGATGATCATGGCCCTTGTGATGATGATGCCCGTCGCCTTCATGGTGATGGCTGTGGCGCAGCAGAGCGATCTTCTCCAGAACAAAGAATCCGATCAGGGACGCCAGCATCAGCGCAAAGAGCGTATGCGCATCGGCCACCCCGCCTTCAAAGGCCTCGGGCAGCAAGTGCAGCAGCGCCACCGACAGCAACACCCCCACGGACAGGCTCACCATGTGATGCAGATATTGGGCGAACACCTTGTAGGCCAGCCAACTGGCGACAAAGACGGCGATAAGGCCACCGGTAACGGTGGCAAGCAAGACCCAGAGCAGCAACATGTTGGGGACGCAATATAGGCGGAGTGAAGTGCAACATTATATTGTTGCAATCCAAAAAGCGGAAATGGGCCGCGCAGCGGCGGCCCATCAGTACGACAGCGGAGCGAGCCTGTCCGGTTTCAGTGAGCCTGTTCCCAGTTTTTGCCCATGCCTACCTCGGCCACCAGCGGCACGCGCAGTTCAGCCACGTTGCACATCAAGCGCGGCAGGGCTTCCTTGACCAGTTCAAGCTCGGCGTCAGGCGTTTCCAGCACCAGTTCATCGTGGACCTGCATGATCATGCGGGTTTGCAGTTTCTCGGCTTCCAGCCAATCCTGCACCGCCACCATCGCCATCTTGATCAAGTCGGCCGCCGTGCCCTGCATAGGCGCATTGATGGCCGCGCGTTCGGCGCCTTGCCGGCGCGGACCCGAGGCGCCGCGGATCTCCGGCAGTTGCAGCCGGCGTCCGAAAACGGTTTCCACGTAACCCTGTTCGCGCGCCAAGCGGCGGGTATCGTCCATATACATCGCCACGCCGGGATAACGGGCGAAATAGCGGTCGATATAGGCCTGCGCCGCATCACGCGTGATGCCCAGGTTAGACGCCAGTCCAAACACGCCCATGCCGTAGATCAGACCGAAATTGATGGCCTTGGCGGCACGGCGCTGTTCAGACGTCACGTTTTCCAGAGACACCCCAAACACTTCCGACGCGGTCGCCCGGTGAATGTCCTCGCCTGCGGCAAAAGCGCGTTGCAGGTTGGCGTCATCGGACACGTGCGCCATGATGCGCAGTTCGATCTGCGAATAGTCCGCCGACAGCAGCAAGCCCTGCTCGGCGATGAACGCCTCGCGCACGCGCCGTCCGGCCTCGGTGCGCACCGGGATGTTCTGCAGATTGGGGTCCGACGATGCCAAGCGGCCGGTGATGACCGCGGCTTGCGCATAACGCGTATGCACACGCCCCGTATCGGGGTTGATCATGCGCGGCAGCTTGTCCGTGTAGGTGGACTTCAGCTTGGACAGGCCGCGGTATTCCAGCAGCACCTGGGGCAGCGGATAGTCCAGCGCCAGCTTGCTCAATACGTCTTCGTCGGTAGACGGCGCGCCGCTTGCGGTCTTGCGGACCACCGGCAACTGCATACGCCCGAACAGGATTTCACCCAATTGCTTGGGCGAATTCAGATTGAAGGGCTGCCCGGCCAGTTCATAGGCCTTCTGTTCCAGCAGCAGCATTTCCTGGCCCAGCTTGTGGCTCTGGCGCCCCAATTCCGCTGCGTCCACCTTGACGCCGTTGCGCTCGATGGTGGTCAGCACTGCCGAGACCTGCATCTCAAGCAGATAGATGCGATTTAACCCTTCGTCCGCCGACACCATCGGGCGCAGCACCTGATGCAGCTGCAAGGTGAAGTCTGCGTCTTCCGCGGCGTAGTGCCCCGCCTTGTCGACGGCGACTTCATCAAAGCCGATCTGCTTGGCGCCCTTGCCGCAAAGGTCCTCGTAGGACACTCCGCTGCGGCCCAGATAGCGCTGCGCCAGCTCGGTCAGGCCCACGCCGCGATGCGACTCCAACACGTAGGCTTGCAGCATCGTGTCGTCAGTCACGCCCGCCAGCTTGATGCCTTCGTTGGCGAACACATGCGTGTCGTATTTGGCGTGATGTAGCAGCTTGGCGCGGGAGGCGTCTTCCAGCCACGGCTTCAGGCGGGCCAGCACCTCGGCCTTGGGCAATTGCGGGGCGTTGTCCGGACCACGATGGGCTACCGGGATATAGCAGGCGACGCCAGGTTTTACCGACAGCGACAGGCCCACCAGCTTGGCCTGCATCTGATCAAGCGATGTGGTCTCGGTATCCAGCGCCGCGAGCGGCGCGTCCTTCAGTCGCTCGACCCAGGCGTCGAATTCGGTCCAGTCGGAAATGATGCGGTAGTCCACTTCGGTCGGGGCCGCGGGCGCCTCGGCAGCGATTCGCGCATCGCCCGTGGGCACGCGCTCAGTGTCGCCCGTCAGGTCACGCAGCCAGGTGCGGAACCCGTAACGTTCATACAGTTCAGTCAGCGTGGCGTCGTCGCGTTCACGCGGCGTCAGATCGTCCACGGTTTCCACGTGGCCGGCCAGATCGCAGTCGTACTTCACTGTCAGCAGTTGGCGCGTCAGCGGAAAATTCGGCATGGCTTCACGCAGATTGCTGCCGGCCACGCCCTTGATCCCGTCGGCGTTTTCGACAAGCTTGTCGATCGAACCGAATTCCGACAGCCATTTAACCGCCGTCTTGGGACCGACCTTGGTTACGCCGGGTACGTTATCCACGGTATCGCCCACCAGCATCAGGTAGTCCACGATGCGGTCGGGCGGCACGCCGAATTTGTTGACGACGCCGGGCTCGTCCAGCACTTCGCCTGTCATGGTGTTGACGAGCGTGACATGGCTGTTGACCAACTGGGCCAGATCCTTGTCGCCTGTCGAGACGATGGTGTGCACGTCCTGCTCGGCAGCCCGCTTGGCCAGCGTGCCGATCACGTCATCAGCTTCTACGCCTTCGATCGCCAGCACCGGCCAGCCCAGCGCCCGCACGGCGCGATGGATGGGCTCGATTTGTGCTGCCAGGTCTTCCGGCATGGGGGGGCGGTGCGATTTATATTCCGGATACAAATCGTCCCGAAACGTCTTGCCGCGAGCATCGAATATACATGCGGCATACTCTGCCTTATGGTCAGATACCAGCTTGCGCAACATATTCACCACGCCGTAGAGCGCACCCGTGGGTTCGCCTTGCGCGTTGCGCAAATCAGGCATAGCGTGGAAAGCGCGGTACAAGTAACTTGACCCGTCGACCAGTAATAAGGTTTTTTTCATGGTTACAAAGGCAGATATGGCAATAACTGCGGAAACACCCGCCAACAAACAAATTCCGCTGATTATGTCAGAGATACGGACGGCGGCAGACGAGCTCGCACACATCGGGCCCGCGGTCAGCGTCTTTGGCAGTGCACGAGTCAGCCGGAACTCCCCCCACTATGAAACCACCGTCGCCATTTCGGCCGCGTTGGCCGGCGCCGGTTTTGCGGTGATTGCAGGAGGCGGCCCGGGCATCATGGAGGCCGCCAATAAAGGCGCGTTCGAGGCAGGCGGCACCAGCATCGGGCTGAACATCAGCCTGCCGCACGAAGCGCACAACAACGAATACCAAACCATCAGCCTGTCGTTCGAATATTTCTTTTCGCGCAAGGCCACATTCTTCATGCACAGCTTCGCCTATGTGGCGATGCCGGGCGGTTTTGGCACCCTGGACGAGCTCTTCGAAGCGTTGACGCTGATCCAGACCGGCAAGGTGCCGCCCGCGCCCATCGTGCTGGTAGGCAGCGAATATTGGTCTGGCCTGGTGGAATGGCTGGGTGGCCAGGTTTTGGCCAATGGCATGATTGGCGCGCACGACCTCGATCTTTTCATCATCGAGGACGACCCCATCAAGGTCGTGCGCCGTGTCGTGGAATTCCACGAAAAGGTCAATTCAGACGCGCAGTACGCTCCGGCCATGCCCGCCTGAATGCGGTAAACGCGGCGTGGGGCCTCATTTACGCATGAATGACGGCACCACGTCTGCGGGAATCGGGCACACATAAGGTTGCCCCCGGCGCGCCTCCAGCAGCTCTTGCCTGGCGCGGGCCAGCGCCTCGGGCTGCGTATACAGGTCAGCGGCGGTGGCCGCGATGACCTTGGCCGCGTGCACCATGCCCTTGTGCGCCATGGACATCTTGCCTTGCGCCACCATCTGCCATGAATGGAACGGTGTGCCGTAGGCGTAACATGCGCCCCAGCATTGCGCGGTGGGCGTCACCCAACTGACGTCACCCACGTCCGTCGATCCGTAAGTGATTTCCGTCTTGCTGGCGTCAAAAGCCGCCACGCCTGAGAACAGCGGCGTCGGGTTGCGCAACACGGCGCCCAGATTCTTGCCTGCGTTATCGATATCGTCTTCGCTGATCACGTCCCACATGCGGCGTGCCGTCTGCTCTTCACCCGCGGTATAAGCCGGGCCTTCCAGCGCCACCATATTGGCGTACATGACCTTGTTCAACTCGCTGTTGGGCATGTAGTTGGAACACGCCTTGTCGAAAACGATATCGAGCTGGCAGTCCGTCATCAAGGCCGCGCCACGCGCCACATTCTTGACGCGTTCATAGAGCTCGGCTGCTTGCGAATTGATGGGCGCCCGCACCAGGTACAAGACCTCTGCGCGCGCCTGCACCACGTTGGGCGAAATGCCGCCGCTGTTGGTCACGGCGTAATGCACCCGCGCATCCGGCACCATGTGCTCGCGCAGATAATTCACGCCCACATTCATCAATTCCACTGCGTCCAACGCGCTGCGGCCCAAATGCGGCGAGTTCGCGGCATGCGCGGCAATCCCGCGAAAGCGGAAATACGCCTGAATATTGGCCAGCGACGACTGATGAAAAATTCCAGTGTGGGACGCCGGGTGCCAGGTCAGTGCAGCATCCACGTCATCAAACAATCCGGCCCGCGCCATGAAGGTCTTGCCCGAGCCGCCCTCTTCCGCGGGACAGCCATAGAAGCGGATGGTGCCGGGCAGTCCGTTGGACGCCAAGAACTCCTTCACGGCCACCGCAGCAAAATGCGCGGCAGTGCCCAACAGGTGATGGCCGCAGCCATGTCCATTGCCGTTGGGCGTTTCCGGCGACGGCTGGCAAGCGTAAGCACCGCTTTCCTGGCTCAAGCCGGACAGCGCATCGTATTCGCCCAGAATCGCAATGACTGGCCCGCCCTCTCCCGCCTCCGCCACGAAGGCGGTAGGTATGCCGGCAGCGTCCCGCGTAATGCGAAACCCCGCCTCCTCCAGCATCGCGATATGCAGTTCAGCCGATTTGTGCTCGTCGTACCGCAGTTCGGCCAGGCTCCAGATGCGGTCACTCAGTTCTGCGTAACGCTCGCTGCGCGCGTCGATAAACGGCGCGAGTGTGTCGATGGCACCCATTGCATCTCCAGTGGTTAAGCTAGTTTTTCTGGTTCGGATCTAACTCATAGCCTTGATGATCGCCTCGCGGGCCAGACCAATGAATTCACTTTCCCCGGGCCTCGCGGGCAGCAGACGAAACTCGACTGCTGGCAATACCGGCAGACCGGGTGCGTTCAATCGGCTGATGCCTGGACCCAGCGCGGATTCATTCAGGCAAGCTACCCCCAGTCCCGCAGAAATGGCAAGTTGCAGCCCCGCCACGCCAGACGCCACGTGCGCCACCGAATACGGCACGCCGCGGCGCGACAGCAGGCGCTCCACGTACTGACGCAACGCGCAGGTCTCAGGCAGCACCAGCAGCGGCAAGGGCCCATCCCGCGAGGCATCGTGCCCATCCGCCGCCATCCACAACAGCGGTTCGCGCCGCAACAACTCTCCTTGGGGCCGTCCGCGCGCTGCGCCGCGTTCTTGGATGATCATCGAAATGCCCACGTCGATCTCGCCGCGCTCGTAGGCCGCTTCAATGGCGCCGCTTTTCATGATGGTCACGTGCAAACGCACCTGCGGGTACTGCTCGTTCAGGCGGCGCAACATGCGCGCGACATCGCCGGGCCGAAAGTAATCCGTGATGAAAAGCCGCAATTCGCCGCGCAAGGCCACGCCCCGCAGGTCGCGATAGGCCTCGTCGCTCAATGCCAGGATCGCCCGCGCATGGGTGGACAGCCTTTCGCCTGCAGGCGTCGCCGTCACGCCCGACTTGCCGCGCAGCAGCAAGGGCTGGCCCGCACGGTCTTCCAGTTTGCGCATCTGCTCACTAACGGACGATTGCGACAAAAACACCTTGGGCGCTGCCGCCGTCAGACTGCCGGAATCCAGCACGGCAACCAGCGTGCGCAGCTGGTCCAGATCAAATCCTGACATGGCTTATCCAACGGATTAATCGATGGATAAGATCGTAATTTCCCGCTTTTCCATTGTCAATCGGCTTCCTACACTGCCTCTACACCCCATTTTTCTGGAGCCAACCATGCCTCACATCGTCGTTCATCTGTCCGGTCAGTCCAATGCCGCCATCAATCGCCGCGTCGTCGAATCCGTTGCTGGCTTGACGCAGTCCGTGTTGGGTAAAAAGCTGCCCGTTATCGCCATTACCTTGCAACACATCCCGCATGATCAATGGTTCATTGGCGGCCGGCCGCTGTCGGAACTTGGCAAAAACGCGTTCCACCTGGACATCAGCGTCACGGACGAAACCAATACCAAGGCCGAGAAAGCGCGATTCATCAAGCAGATCTACACCGCCTTTCAGGACATCCTGGGCGAACTGCATGAGTGCTCTTACGTTCATGTGATTGACGCGCGGGCTGCCGCTTACGGGTATGGCGGCGAAACCCAGGAGTTCCGCCATCAGAAGAATGGCCTGTGAATTTCCTGCACCAAAAAAATAGCCGCGCACCCGAAGGTGTGCGGCTATTTTCATTGCTGAACGCGCAAGGGGCATGGCCCCTTGGGTCCGCTTAGATAGCGGATTCGCGCGAAGCGCGCTTGCGCTCGTTTTCCAGCAGGTGACGCTTACGCAGACGGATCGACTTCGGCGTGATTTCCACGAGTTCGTCGTCGTCGATGAATTCCACAGCGTATTCCAGCGACATCTGAATCGGCGGAACCAGGCGCACGGCTTCGTCAGTACCCGAAGCGCGAACGTTGGTCAGCTGCTTGCCCTTGATCGGGTTCACGACCAGGTCGTTGTCGCGGCTGTGAATACCAATGATCATGCCTTCATACAGCGCATCACCCGGGCTCACGAACATGCGGCCGCGATCTTGCAGCTTCCACAGCGCGTAGGCCACGGCATCGCCGTTGTCCTGGCTGATCAGCACGCCGTTACGGCGTTCGCCGATGGCGCCTTCCTTGATGGGGGCGTATTCGTGGAAGATGTGGCTGACCAAGCCCGTGCCGCGCGTCAGCGTCAGGAACTCGTTTTGGAAACCGATCAGGCCACGGGCCGGGATCAGGTATTCCAGACGCGTACGGCCACG of Achromobacter seleniivolatilans contains these proteins:
- a CDS encoding LysR family transcriptional regulator, with translation MSGFDLDQLRTLVAVLDSGSLTAAAPKVFLSQSSVSEQMRKLEDRAGQPLLLRGKSGVTATPAGERLSTHARAILALSDEAYRDLRGVALRGELRLFITDYFRPGDVARMLRRLNEQYPQVRLHVTIMKSGAIEAAYERGEIDVGISMIIQERGAARGRPQGELLRREPLLWMAADGHDASRDGPLPLLVLPETCALRQYVERLLSRRGVPYSVAHVASGVAGLQLAISAGLGVACLNESALGPGISRLNAPGLPVLPAVEFRLLPARPGESEFIGLAREAIIKAMS
- the polA gene encoding DNA polymerase I, with the translated sequence MKKTLLLVDGSSYLYRAFHAMPDLRNAQGEPTGALYGVVNMLRKLVSDHKAEYAACIFDARGKTFRDDLYPEYKSHRPPMPEDLAAQIEPIHRAVRALGWPVLAIEGVEADDVIGTLAKRAAEQDVHTIVSTGDKDLAQLVNSHVTLVNTMTGEVLDEPGVVNKFGVPPDRIVDYLMLVGDTVDNVPGVTKVGPKTAVKWLSEFGSIDKLVENADGIKGVAGSNLREAMPNFPLTRQLLTVKYDCDLAGHVETVDDLTPRERDDATLTELYERYGFRTWLRDLTGDTERVPTGDARIAAEAPAAPTEVDYRIISDWTEFDAWVERLKDAPLAALDTETTSLDQMQAKLVGLSLSVKPGVACYIPVAHRGPDNAPQLPKAEVLARLKPWLEDASRAKLLHHAKYDTHVFANEGIKLAGVTDDTMLQAYVLESHRGVGLTELAQRYLGRSGVSYEDLCGKGAKQIGFDEVAVDKAGHYAAEDADFTLQLHQVLRPMVSADEGLNRIYLLEMQVSAVLTTIERNGVKVDAAELGRQSHKLGQEMLLLEQKAYELAGQPFNLNSPKQLGEILFGRMQLPVVRKTASGAPSTDEDVLSKLALDYPLPQVLLEYRGLSKLKSTYTDKLPRMINPDTGRVHTRYAQAAVITGRLASSDPNLQNIPVRTEAGRRVREAFIAEQGLLLSADYSQIELRIMAHVSDDANLQRAFAAGEDIHRATASEVFGVSLENVTSEQRRAAKAINFGLIYGMGVFGLASNLGITRDAAQAYIDRYFARYPGVAMYMDDTRRLAREQGYVETVFGRRLQLPEIRGASGPRRQGAERAAINAPMQGTAADLIKMAMVAVQDWLEAEKLQTRMIMQVHDELVLETPDAELELVKEALPRLMCNVAELRVPLVAEVGMGKNWEQAH
- a CDS encoding tautomerase family protein; protein product: MPHIVVHLSGQSNAAINRRVVESVAGLTQSVLGKKLPVIAITLQHIPHDQWFIGGRPLSELGKNAFHLDISVTDETNTKAEKARFIKQIYTAFQDILGELHECSYVHVIDARAAAYGYGGETQEFRHQKNGL
- a CDS encoding TIGR00730 family Rossman fold protein, giving the protein MSEIRTAADELAHIGPAVSVFGSARVSRNSPHYETTVAISAALAGAGFAVIAGGGPGIMEAANKGAFEAGGTSIGLNISLPHEAHNNEYQTISLSFEYFFSRKATFFMHSFAYVAMPGGFGTLDELFEALTLIQTGKVPPAPIVLVGSEYWSGLVEWLGGQVLANGMIGAHDLDLFIIEDDPIKVVRRVVEFHEKVNSDAQYAPAMPA
- a CDS encoding M20 family metallopeptidase; this translates as MGAIDTLAPFIDARSERYAELSDRIWSLAELRYDEHKSAELHIAMLEEAGFRITRDAAGIPTAFVAEAGEGGPVIAILGEYDALSGLSQESGAYACQPSPETPNGNGHGCGHHLLGTAAHFAAVAVKEFLASNGLPGTIRFYGCPAEEGGSGKTFMARAGLFDDVDAALTWHPASHTGIFHQSSLANIQAYFRFRGIAAHAANSPHLGRSALDAVELMNVGVNYLREHMVPDARVHYAVTNSGGISPNVVQARAEVLYLVRAPINSQAAELYERVKNVARGAALMTDCQLDIVFDKACSNYMPNSELNKVMYANMVALEGPAYTAGEEQTARRMWDVISEDDIDNAGKNLGAVLRNPTPLFSGVAAFDASKTEITYGSTDVGDVSWVTPTAQCWGACYAYGTPFHSWQMVAQGKMSMAHKGMVHAAKVIAATAADLYTQPEALARARQELLEARRGQPYVCPIPADVVPSFMRK